From one bacterium genomic stretch:
- a CDS encoding lysophospholipid acyltransferase family protein, producing MKNTGYILQYWLLNILGWWVNLLPEKAALNFGAGLGNLAFTMGIRRKVALENLMRAFPQNGDSQNREIALSLYQNLGRNLMELLRFKTSDCASVKNKVDLRNTEYFDQVVKAGRGGILVSGHFGNWEVHAAAIANSGYHFSVVVYPQHNKYVDEALNSLRRSKNVNIIFKKDATREVLKALRQNHFVAMLSDQDAGADGVFVDFLGQKASTTKGPAIFALKTGAAIITGAIVRQQGGRHTGYLNPPFHADPKNEKEAEILRLTTIFTAQLEEYVRRHPDHWYWVHKRWKTKQVASKSNNQK from the coding sequence ATGAAAAATACCGGTTACATACTGCAATACTGGTTGCTGAATATTCTGGGATGGTGGGTCAATCTTTTACCCGAGAAAGCCGCTTTGAACTTCGGGGCGGGGCTGGGCAATTTAGCTTTTACCATGGGCATACGCCGCAAAGTGGCCCTGGAAAATCTGATGCGGGCCTTCCCCCAAAATGGTGACAGTCAAAACCGGGAAATAGCGCTCAGCCTCTACCAAAATCTGGGGAGGAATCTGATGGAGCTTTTGCGGTTCAAAACGTCGGATTGTGCCAGCGTTAAGAACAAGGTGGACCTGAGGAATACCGAATACTTTGACCAGGTCGTAAAAGCGGGCCGGGGAGGGATACTGGTCAGCGGGCATTTCGGGAACTGGGAGGTTCACGCCGCCGCCATCGCCAACAGCGGTTACCATTTTTCAGTGGTGGTCTATCCCCAGCACAACAAATATGTGGACGAAGCGCTCAATTCCCTGCGCCGTTCCAAGAACGTCAATATCATCTTCAAAAAAGACGCCACCCGGGAAGTATTGAAGGCTTTGCGGCAAAACCATTTTGTGGCCATGCTTTCCGACCAGGATGCAGGAGCGGACGGAGTCTTCGTTGATTTCCTGGGCCAAAAAGCCTCCACCACCAAGGGCCCGGCCATCTTTGCCCTCAAGACCGGAGCGGCCATCATCACCGGGGCCATCGTCCGGCAGCAGGGAGGAAGGCACACTGGTTATCTCAATCCGCCGTTCCATGCCGATCCCAAGAATGAGAAGGAGGCAGAGATCCTGCGTCTGACCACTATTTTCACCGCCCAACTGGAGGAATATGTAAGACGGCATCCCGATCACTGGTACTGGGTGCACAAAAGATGGAAGACCAAACAGGTTGCCTCAAAATCTAACAATCAAAAGTGA
- a CDS encoding HD domain-containing protein gives MKNIVNPLSPETYTQRLRSREEDIRGPYFRDQTAIIHSMPFRRLKHKTQVFFSPDNDHVCTRMEHTLHVATIAAAICRVLGLDVDLAQAISLGHDLGHAPFGHRGEEVLDDLLKDHGGFNHELYALRVVDSLANDGAGLNLTYGVRDGIICHCGEKYEKQIQPRRERIDLNSIRKLGVYPGTYEGCIVRMSDKISYLGRDIEDGIRAGIINEDEVPGNIREILGRKNGEIIDTLVNDLIAESQKTGDISFSASNYQLMRALYDFNTENIYRSAPLEEYGMFCEKILRTLFEELNRVYLHFGRDYPKYDSDPVPLFRRFGRHVQKLSGFYELEKTPAQVIVSDYIAGMTDSYALACVHEVFIPEPIKFDLPRSSN, from the coding sequence GTGAAAAATATAGTAAATCCGTTGTCGCCCGAAACATATACCCAGCGCCTGCGGTCCCGGGAAGAGGACATTCGGGGGCCGTATTTCCGCGACCAGACTGCCATCATCCATTCCATGCCCTTCCGCCGGCTTAAGCACAAGACCCAGGTGTTCTTCTCTCCCGACAATGACCACGTCTGCACCAGAATGGAGCACACCCTGCACGTGGCCACCATCGCCGCCGCCATCTGCCGGGTGCTGGGCCTGGATGTGGACCTGGCCCAGGCCATCTCTTTGGGTCATGACCTGGGCCATGCCCCTTTTGGGCACCGGGGCGAGGAGGTGCTGGACGACCTGTTAAAGGATCACGGCGGGTTCAACCACGAACTTTACGCCCTGCGGGTGGTGGACAGCCTGGCCAACGACGGGGCCGGGCTAAACCTGACCTACGGGGTGCGGGACGGGATAATCTGTCATTGCGGGGAGAAATACGAAAAACAGATCCAGCCCCGCCGGGAAAGGATAGACCTGAACAGCATCCGGAAACTGGGGGTCTATCCCGGAACCTACGAGGGCTGCATAGTCAGGATGTCCGACAAGATCAGCTATCTGGGACGGGACATCGAGGACGGCATCCGGGCCGGGATCATCAACGAGGACGAAGTCCCGGGAAATATCCGGGAAATACTGGGCCGCAAGAACGGCGAGATCATAGACACTTTGGTCAACGATCTGATCGCCGAATCACAAAAGACGGGAGACATCTCCTTTTCCGCCAGCAATTACCAGCTGATGCGGGCTTTATACGATTTTAACACGGAGAACATATACCGATCGGCTCCGCTGGAAGAGTACGGAATGTTCTGCGAAAAGATATTGCGGACACTATTTGAAGAGTTGAACCGGGTCTACCTGCACTTCGGCCGCGATTATCCAAAATATGACAGCGATCCCGTGCCGTTGTTCCGCCGCTTCGGGAGGCATGTCCAGAAGCTGTCCGGGTTTTACGAACTGGAAAAGACCCCGGCCCAGGTGATAGTTAGTGATTACATCGCCGGGATGACCGACAGCTATGCGCTGGCCTGCGTCCACGAGGTGTTCATCCCCGAGCCCATAAAATTCGACCTTCCACGGTCCTCTAACTAA